The sequence below is a genomic window from Rudanella lutea DSM 19387.
CACTACTGTTACCTTCTTCCAGTGTTACGCGCATACTATGACCCAGCAGCCCCTCAAGCAACTTCTTCTCTCTGCCAAAAAATCCGGGTTTATCTAAAAATTTAAACCGATAACCTGTTAGTTTATGTTCAAACAAGGCAGAGGCAGGTTGCCGTTCATTGTATAAATCAGAAAATTCATAGTCATACTGCAGAGAAAACGTTACGCTATCTGCCAAGGTTTTGTAATACCATCCTGGTGGTTTGAATCCCATTTGGTTACGCGAATAGGCATCTTTAACTGTTGCTGGAAAAAGAATCTGAACACCCTTGTAGGTCAACGATTGTGCTTTAGCGGGCAATGAAAAGGTCAGTAGCAAAACACAAAATAGAAGCTTCATATAATGGGTTAACTAAGGAGTTGGAGAAAGAGTCGAACCAGTTACATGCCATAACCTGCCTGTATAGTAGGCTTCTTCAACAAAAGTGATTATTGCCTGAAAACTATCACACAGGCCCAAGCTTTGTAATTCTCGCCCAACCTGGATACCCACATCATTATTAGCTAAGTCCATTGCAGTAGCTTCTGGACTGCCTCGTAGCTCTCCGTCGCATATTTCATGCCGACTTGCCATCTCATATGTGGCTGATTCTCCAATAGTACAAAAGTTTTGGGCTTGATATAGAGCGTGCCGCATTGCGTTTTGGGAGGATTCTCCTTGTTCGATAGCCTCTGGATACCTATCTCTACACCAGTTGTTATTTTGCTCTCGGTTAAGATACATCAAGGGGACGATCCAAGGATGTAACGCGAGATAACTATC
It includes:
- a CDS encoding DUF6973 domain-containing protein, producing MGNEASDSSANDYGDGGSGADPMVIVEEMGTNACEDSYLALHPWIVPLMYLNREQNNNWCRDRYPEAIEQGESSQNAMRHALYQAQNFCTIGESATYEMASRHEICDGELRGSPEATAMDLANNDVGIQVGRELQSLGLCDSFQAIITFVEEAYYTGRLWHVTGSTLSPTP